In Buchananella sp. 14KM1171, the genomic stretch TCAATATCTCCGCTTAGCGGGAAAATGGGGCGGCCGGTGAGCAACCGGCCGCCCCAACCTTTTGCCCGCGACCAGATTCCCTCCATGCCGAACATGCGCGCCTCTCACAGCCCCTCCCGCCCAGCCAAGCACACTCCTGCCGCCTCCCCGGGCGCGGCCAGCCCCGCGCCGCCCTCCCCCGCTGACCGCGTGCGCCAGCTGGTGGCCGCTCACCGCTCCGCCCTGGCCGTGGTGGCCGTGGGCATCGGCGTGCTGGTGGGCCTGGCCTCCGTCCTGTTCGACCTGATGATCCGGGGCTGGTCCTGGCTGGGCACGGGCTACGCCGACTACGCCGGCCACGCCGGGGCAGCCCACAGCTGGCTGGGGCTGCCCGCCTGGGTATTCCTGCTGTTCCTGCCGGTCATCTCCGCGCTCCTGTACGGCCCGCTGGTGGCCCGCTTCGCGCCCTCCGCGCGCGGGCACGGCATCCCCGAGGTGATGCTGGCGGTGGCCAAGAACGGCGGGCGCATCCCCGGGCGCGTGGCGGTGGTCAAGCTGATCGCCTCCTCCCTCACCATCGGCGGCGGTGGCTCGGCCGGCCGCGAGGGCCCGATCGTGCAGGTGGGCGCCGCCCTAGGCTCCTCGATCGCCGGGGGCCTGCGCCTACCCACCTCCCGCGTGGTGCTCCTGGCCGCAGCCGGCGCCGCCGGTGGCATCGCCGCCACCTTCCACGCGCCGCTGGCCGGGGCCGTGTTCGCCCTGGAGGTGATCCTGGCGGCCTTCTCTGCGGAGTCCTTTGGCTACGTGGTGCTTTCTTCCGTCGCTGCCTCCGTCACGGCGCGCGCCATCCAGGGCTCGCACACGATGGTGGACATCGGGGCCAGCCTGACCATGACGGACCTGACCGACATGGGCTGGGTGGCCCTGGTGGGCGTCGGGGCCGGCCTGGTGGGGCTGGGCTTTTCCAAGCTGCTCTACCTGATAGAGGACGCCATCGACTGGCTGTGGGGATTCCTGCGCCTGCCGGAGTGGTCCCGCCCCGCCGTGCTCGGCCTGGTGCTGGGGGCGGGGTTGGTGGCCGCGCCGGTGCTCTACGGCTCGGGCGGCTCGGTGCAGCTGGCCGCCCTGAGCGGGCAGTACTCGATCGGCGTGCTGCTCCTGCTGGTGCTGGGCCGGGCCATCTACACCTCCTGGACCATCGGCATGGGCGGGTCGGGTGGAGTGTTTGCCCCCACCCTGTTCCTGGGGGCGCTGGCCGGTAGCGCCTTCGGGCAGGCGATCGCCTACCTGACTGACGCCTCCCCGGCCGTCTACGGCGTGATCGGCATGGGGGCGGCCTTCGCGGGCGCGGCCCGGGCCCCGCTGACCGGCGTGCTCATCATCGTGGAGATGACCGAGCAGTACTCGCTTATCCTTCCGCTCATGCTGGCGGTGGTGCTGGCCACGGCCGCCTCCCGCTACCTCACCCGCGCCACTATCTACACCGAGAAGCTGCGCCGCCGGGGCGACGCGCTTACCCAGCCGGTGGACCGCACCCTGCTGGGCCGGCGCAGCGCCCAGCAGCTGATGGGGGCCGTGCCCGCCGTCCTCTCCCCCGCCACCACGCTCGACGAGGCCGCCCGCACCATGCGCCAGGCCGGAGTGAGCGCCCTGCCGGTCTGCCGGGGCGGCTCCCTGGAGGGCGAGTTCCTGGGGGTGGTGACCGCCCTGGATCTGGCCTTGGCCGCCGACGTTGCGCCCACCGCCCCCACCCTGGCCACCCTGCCGCTCAACCACGTGAGCGTGCCCGCGCACTGCCTGCCCTCGCAGGTGCTCAAGCGGCTTTTGCCGGGCGGCCCGGAGGGCGTGCCGGTGCTGGACGACGCCGGGTGCGTGATCGGCTGGATCTCCCAGCCCGACCTGGTGGGCAAGATGCGCCGGGCCCAGCTGCGGGCCCTGGAGCAGGGCAAGCAGTCCTCGTGGGGATCGCGCTTCCTGGACAGGCGGCGCGCCCGACGCTGAGGCTCACCGGGCTTTCCCGGCACAAGGCGGCGGCCCGGCTGGATCTCTCCCGCCGGGCCGCCACTCTTCGCGCACCCCAGGTTTCTACGCGGAGGCCAGCTGGCGCAGCACGTACTGCAGGATGCCGCCGTGGCGGAAGTAGTCCGCCTCGCCGGGGGTGTCGATGCGCACCACCGCGTCGAACTCGATGGCCTGGCCGCCCTCGCGCTGCGCGCGCACGTGCACGGTCTTGGGGGTGACGCCCTCGTTGAGCGCTTCGATGCCGGTGATGGTGAAGGTCTCCTCACCGGTCAGGCCCAGGGTGTCGCGGGTCTGTCCGGCCGGGAACTGCAGCGGCAGCACGCCCATGCCGATCAGGTTGGAGCGGTGGATGCGCTCGAAGGACTCCACGATGACGGCCTTGACGCCCAGCAGGGCGGTGCCCTTGGCGGCCCAGTCGCGCGAGGAGCCCGAGCCGTACTCCTTGCCGCCCAGCACCACCAGGGGCGTGCCAGCGGCCAGGTAGTTCTGGGCGGCGTCGTACACCGTGGCGACGGGGGCCTCGGCCTGGGTGAAGTCGCGGGTGAAGCCACCCTCGACGCCGGGCACCACCTCGTTGCGGATGCGGATGTTGGCAAACGTGCCGCGAATCATGACCTCGTGGTTGCCGCGGCGAGAGCCGTAGGAGTTGAAGTCGCGCGGCTGCACGCCGTTGGCGAGCAGGTACTTGCCGGCCGGGGTCTCCGGCTTGAAGGAGCCGGCCGGGGAGATGTGGTCGGTGGTGACGGAGTCGCCCAGCTTGAGCAGCACACGCGCACCTTCGATGTCCCGTACCGGCGTGGTCTGCATGCCCATGCCCTCGAAGTAGGGGGGCTTGCGCACGTAGGTGGAGGCGGCGTCCCACGCGAAGGTGTCTCCCTCGGGGGTGTCCAGGCCCTGCCAGTGCTCGTCGCCGGCGAAGACGTCTGAGTAGGAGTCCTCAAACATCTCGCGGTCGATGGCGGTGTCGATGGTGTGCTGCACCTCCTGCGGAGTGGGCCAGATGTCCGCCAGGAACACGTCGTTGCCGTCGGGGTCTTGGCCCAGCGGCTGGGTGGCGAAGTCGAAGTCCATGGTGCCGGCCAGCGCGTAGGCCACCACCAGCGGCGGGGAGGCCAGGTAGTTCATCTTCACGTCGGGGTTGATGCGCCCCTCGAAGTTGCGGTTGCCGGAGAGCACGGCGCACACGGCCAGGTCGTTCTCCCGCACGGCCTCGCTGACGGGGCCGGGCAGCGGGCCGGAGTTGCCGATGCAGGTGGCGCAGCCGTATCCCACCAGGTTGAAGCCGAGCGCGTCCAGGTCACCCCACAGGCCGGCCTTGGTGTAGTAGTCGGTGACCACCTTGGAGCCGGGGGCCATGGAGGTCTTCACCCACGGCTTGGACTTCAGGCCGCGCGCCACGGCGTTGCGGGCCAGCAGGCCGGCGGCCAGCATGACGGACGGGTTGGAGGTGTTGGTGCAGGAGGTGATGGAGGCGATGGCCACGTCGCCGTGGTTCAGGCGCGTGACGGTGCCGTTTTCGAGCGTGACGGGCACGTCCCCGCGCTCGCCCTGCGGCGCGTAGGTGCCGATCGCCTGCGCAAAGGCCTCCTTGGCGGCGGAGAGCTCGATGCGGTCCTGGGGGCGCTTGGGGCCGGCGATGGAGGGCACCACGGTGGACAGGTCCAGCTCCAGGTACTCGGAGAACTTGGGCTCGCGGGACGGGTCGTGCCACAGCCCCTGGGCCTTGGCGTAGGCCTCCACCAGGGCGATGGACTCCTCGGAGCGCCCGGTCAGGCGCAGGTAGCCCAGGGTGACGTCGTCGATGGGGAACATGGCGGCGGTGGAGCCGAACTCGGGGCTCATGTTGCCGATGGTGGCGCGGTTGGCCAGCGGCACGGCGCTGACGCCCTCGCCGTAGAACTCCACGAACTTGCCCACCACGCCGTGCTGGCGCAGCTTCTGGGTGATGGTGAGGACCACGTCGGTGGCGGTGGCGCCGGCGGGGATGGCGCCGGAGAGCTTGAAACCGACCACCTTGGGGATGAGCATGGAGACGGGCTGGCCCAGCATGGCCGCCTCGGCCTCGATGCCGCCCACGCCCCAGCCCAGCACGCCCAGGCCGTTGACCATGGTGGTGTGGGAGTCGGTGCCGACGCAGGTGTCCGGGTAGGCCACCACGGTGCCGTCGGCCTCGGGCTTGGTGAAGACGGTGCGGGCCAGGTACTCGATGTTGACCTGGTGCACGATGCCGGTGCCGGGCGGGACCACGCGGAAGTTGTCGAATGCGCCCTGGCCCCAGCGCAGGAACTGGTAGCGCTCGCCGTTGCGCTCGTATTCGCGCTCCACGTTGCGCTGGAAGGCGTCGGCGGTGCCGAAGACGTCGATCTGCACGGAGTGGTCGATCACCATCTCCGCCGGGGCGAGCGGGTTGATGCGGGTGGGGTCGCCGCCCAGTTCCGCCACGGCCTCGCGCATGGTGGCCAGGTCGACGATGCAGGGCACGCCGGTGAAGTCCTGCATGACCACGCGGGCAGGGGTGAACTGGATTTCGGTGTCCGGCTCTGCGGTCGGGTCCCAGTTGGCCAGGGCCTCGACGTGGGCGCGGGTGACGTTGGCACCGTCCTCGGTGCGCAGCAGGTTCTCTGCGAGCACCTTCAGGCTGTAGGGGAGCTGGTCAAGGCCCGGCACCGCGTCGAGCCGGAAGATCTGGTAGTCCTTCTCCCCTACGGTGAGGGTGGACTTGGCTCCAAAAGAGTTAACGCTCATTAACGCTCCCTTGCTCGGCAACTTCCGCCCACAAGTTACCGGCAGGGCCGTGTTTTCACGCTCATTTCGGGAAAAGTGGCGCGTTTGGGCGGTTTTGTTGGGGCGTTACTTGCCCACCGGTTGGAGCAGCACCATGGATTCCACATGATGCGTGTTAGGAAAAAGGTCCCACGCCCGCAGTTGGGTGGGCCAGTACCCCTCCTGGGTGGCCGCCTCGCAGTCCCGCGCCAGGGCGGCCGGGTCGCAGGCGACCAGCACGATTGCGCGCGCACCGAGCTGGCAAACCGCCCTCATCACGGGGCCGCGAGCGCCCGCCCGCGGCGGGTCCAGGACGACGAGGTCCACCTGGCCGCCCAGTTTGGCGGCGGCCTTCGTGATTCCGGCCGGGTCCACGCTGCCCGACAGCGCGGTGACGGGCAGGCCGTGGCAGTTGCGCCGGGCCGCCCGCACGGCGCGCGGGGAGCCTTCTACGGTGACGACGCTGCCGCCGCCCGCCTTCCTCCCACCGCTACCGGTGGCCACGGCCCGCCCGAGGGCCTGGGAGAACAGGCCGGCCCCGGAGTAGAGCTCCAGGATCCGCTCTCCGGGCTGGGGACGGGCCAGGTCCATCACCCCGGCCACCAGGGCGGCGGGAGCGCCGCGCTGGACCTGCCAGAAGCCGGCCGCGTCCAGCTGGTAGGTCAGTTCCCCCACCGGGCTGTCCACGCGCTCGACCACGGTGGCGGGGGCTTCCTGGCGGTCCGCGGTGTAGAACTTGCCCTCGATGCCCACCAGCACCGGGCTGGCGGAGGGGGCCACGGCCCGCACCCGGTCGCCGGGGCGCCACAGCTTGCGCCACGGCGAGTCGGGCCCGAACAGGCCGAGCTCGCGCAGCTCGGGCACGGCCAGGGGCATGTCGGTCAGCTCCACCAGCTCGTGGCTGGCGTGCCGGTGCATGGCCAGGCGGCCCTCGGCGTTGACCACCGCCTCGATGCGGGTGCGCCCACCCTGACGCTGCTGCCCAACCTGCCGATGCTGCCCGCCCTGGCCGTCCTGCCCGGCCGCAGCCTCCACTGCCTCCACTGCCGAGACGGTCACGGCGCCCACCCGCTGGGCCACGTGCTCGGCCAGGGCCCTGGAGCCGGTGCGGCGCAGGCAGTCGGTGATCACCTCGGCCTTCAGCTCGCGCTGGTAGCCGGGCTCCAGGTGACCGAACTCCGCTCCGCCTACCCCGCCGGGGCCGGCGGCCGGCCAGACGCTCGGGACGCGGTGGACGCTGGGCTCCAGCACCTCGACGGCGTCGGCCTGCCAGTAGCGTCCCCGCTTGGTGACGCGGGCGCGCACCCGTTCCCCCGGGGCGGTGTGGCGCACAAAGACCAGCTGGCCGTCCTCGGTGTGGGCCACGCAGTGGCCGCCGTGGGCGATCGGCCCGATCTCAAGGGCTAGTTCTTCGTTCACTTGCTCTCGCCTTTGCTGGTCGCGTCGGGACCGGGCGCTGCGCTCGCTGCGGTCTGCTCTGCGCCGGAGGTAGGCGCGGCAGCGTCGGCCCCCAACTGCCAGGGCACGGTGGCGATAACCACCTCTTGGCCGGCCAGGGCGCGCTGCAATTTTCCGGTGGTGTAGTTGTAGAGCGGCGCCTCCAGGCGGGTGCGTGGCAGCAGCTCGGGCACGTACACCATCACCAGGTCGTTGGGGTTGCCGGCCCGCACCACGTCCACGTGCTTTTGCACGGCGCGGGCCAGTTCGCCGTCGGGGGCGTCCACGAAGGTCAGGTCCACCGGCAGCTGCTGGGCCTCCCAACGGCGGCGCAGCTGGGCCCCGTCGAATCCGCCGGTCAGCACGCACAGGGCCTGCAGCGTGTGCGGGCGGGCGGCACGGGCGTAGGCGATGGCGCGGTGCGTGGCCAGGGTTAGGTCCGTCAGCAGCACGAAGGCGTGGGTGCGGGGCGGGATGCCGCGCGCGGGGGCGGCACTGGCCTGCTTCAGCTCCGCGTCCGTGAGCTGGTAGGAGCGGGCCACCATGCCCTGGGCCACCCACAGCAGCGCGATCACCGCCACCACCGCCAGGGCGATCAGCGGGCTCCAGGCCACCGAGGCCACCGCCAGCACGCCGCTGAGCACGGCCGCGACGCCCGCCACCAGGCGGGTGAACTTGGCGCGGCGGCGCTCACGCACCACCCCGGAGACGGAAAGGGTGTGGCTGGCAAAGCGCACCAGCGCCCACTTGCCCAGGCAGAAGGACACGGACCAGGACAGCAGGAACACCGCCACCATGGTGCCCACGTCCGCGCGGGCCGCCACCAGCAAGATCGCCGCGCCACCGGAGGCGGCCAGCACGCCAAAGACCTCCGCCAGGCGATTGCCGGCGCGGCGCAGCTGGCGCGGCACCAGCGACTCGCGGCCAAGGCGGCGCATGAACACCGGCAGGCCCTCCAGCGTGGCCACACCGGCCGAGACCAGCACGGCCACCGCCAGGGCGATGATGATCCACACGGGCAGAGAGTTGCCGAAGGCCACCCGGGCCAGGCGCTCGAACAGCGGCTCGTTGTCCCCCGGCTCCAGCAGGCCGGCGCGCACCGCCACGTCCACGCGCCCCGCCATGTAGGCCTGCAGCACGCCCAGGGAGAGCAGCACCACCGAGGTGACGAAACCGACCACGACGGCCGCTATCGAGGCGCGGCGCACCATGCCGCGCGGGGTGAGCAGCTGCAGCAGGCTCACGGCAGCCAGGATCACCAGGGAGATCAGCACCTCCGGCAGGCGCGGGAACAGCGCCCGCACGTACATGCCCGCCACGGCGGCGATCAGCGCGGTGGCGGCGGCGTAGTCCACCACCCGGGCAGAGGTGACGATGCGCAGCGCCCAGTGCGGCAGGTAGATCGCCGCGGCCATCACGTCCCCGCCGGGCAGCCGCATTCTCCGCACCGCCACCAGCACGGCCGCCACCACGGCGAGCACCGCGCCAAAAATCCCCAGGCGCACCGCGAAGAACGGGGTGGCCAGGGCGGCCAGCAAGATGAGCTCCGGCACGAACGTCACGGCGCTCACGATCCGCACCGTGCCTGCCACGGCCCTTATCGCGCCGCCCACGGGTGAGGATGCTTCTTTTTCTGCCACGCGGGCATGTTACGCCACCTGCCCTTGGGGCCGCGTGGGCGCGTGACCGTTAAACTGGGCGGCGTGCACATCGTCATTGTGGGCGCGGGCCGCGTAGGCACCGCGCTGGCCACCCGGCTAGAGGAACAAGGCCACTCCGTTGCGATCATCGACCGCGCCCCGGAGGCCTTCGAGCGGCTCCCGGAGAGCTTCGAGGGCCGGCGGATCACGGGCCTGGGCTTTGACCGCGACACCCTGATTCGCGCCGGAATCGAGCACGCCTACGGGCTGGCCGCAGTGACCAACGGCGACAACTCAAACATCCTGGCCGCGCGCGTGGCCCGCGAGACCTTCAAGGTGGAGCGGGTGGTGGCCCGCATCTACGACCCGCGCCGCGCAGACCTCTACACGCGCCTGGGCATCCCCACCGTCGGCACCGTGCGCTGGACCACCCAGCGCATGGCCCACATGCTGCTGCCCACCGACCTGAGCGTGATCCACCAGGACGCCTCCGGCGAGGTCAGCCTGTGCAACCCGATCGTCTCCTCCGCCTGGATCGGCACGCCGTACGCGCAGATCGAGGAGCGGGTGGGCGGCCGCGTGGCCTACCTGACCCGCGCCGGCGTGACCCGCCTGCCCGGGGGCCGCGACGTCTTCCAGGAGAGCGACGACGTCTTCTTCCTGATACCCACCAGCCAGATCGATAGGGTCACCCGCCTGCTGGGTACCCCGCCGCAGGAGGACTAATGCGCGCAGTGATTGCTGGGGCCGGCTCCGTGGGCCGCACCATCGCCGCAGACCTGATCGCTGCCGGCCACGAGGTCACCCTGGTGGAGAACCGGCCCGGGAAGATGCAGATCTCCACGGTGCCCAGCGCCGAGTGGGTGCTTGGCGACGCGTGCGCGCCCGACGCGCTGGACGAGGCGGACACGGCCTCCTGCGACGTGCTGGTGGCCGCCACCGGGGACGACAAGGCCAACCTGGTCATCTCTTTCCTGGCCAAGACCGAGTTCGGGGTGCCGCGCGTGGTGGCGCGCGTGAACGAGCCGCGCAACGAGTGGCTGTTCGACTCCTCGTGGGGCGTGGACGTGCCCGTCTCCACCCCCCGGATCATGACCAGGATCGTGGAGGAGGCGGTCAGCGCCGGCGAGCTGGTGCGCCTGGGGGCCTTCCAGTCCGGGGCGCAGGTGTATCAGGGCACGCTGCTGCCGGGGGCGGTCAGCGAGGGCAAGCGCCTGATCGAGCTGGAGCTGCCGGCCGACGTTGCCGTCACGGCCGTAGTGCAGGAGGGCCGCCCGGTGCCCGCCCTGGCGGACCAGGTGCTCTCTAGCGGGGACTCACTGCTGCTGGTCATCGGCAAGGCCGCCGGCCCCGACGCCCTTGCCGTCCTGCGCGGCCTCCTTCGCCCAGCCGCTCAGTAGCAGCCAGCTGCCCCACGCGGCCAGCGCGAACAGCGGCAGGCCCAGCAGCAGGTGGAAGACGCCCAGCGTCCCGGTGGAGCCGGACAGGTAGAGGGGAACCTTCACGCCCAGGCGCACCGCGAAGACCGCCACCCACAGCCAGGTGGCCAGCAGGGCGGCCCGCTTGAAACCGGCGGAGGCCGTGCGGTACCAGGAAAGCGGGCGGCCGTGGATGACACCCAGGAACATTCCCAGGATGGGCCAGCCGATCAGGGCGGAGATCGCCACGACACTGCCGTAGGCGGCGTTGATGAGGATGGAGGGCAGGTAGACGTCCTCGGCGCGGCCGGTGCGGTAGGCCCACACCACGCCCACCGCCAGGCCGATGAAGCCGGAGAAGACGCCCTTGAGGGTGGAGCGGCGCACCAGGCGCAGCACCACGAAGACGGCGGTGATAGAGCCGGCGATGGCTAGGGCCAGCCCGATCCGCCCGGTGAGCAGGAAGCAGGCAATGAAGGCCGTGCCGGGGGCCAGGGACTCCAGCACCCCCAACGGTCCACCCACGGCCTCGTTCAGGGAGAAGGACTGCTGCCCCACCTGCCCCAGCAGGCCACCGTTCACCTTGCTAGTCATCTTGGTCCTCCCGCAGCAGGTCGTAACTCGGGTTGAGCATGGCCGGACCGCCCGGGCGGTTGACCACCATGCCGCGCACTCGCATCAGCACACCGGGGCGCACCCCGGGCACGTCGGCCCGCCCGATCCACTCCACGGTCAACGCCCGCTCGCCGTCCAGGAGCACGGCCCGGAATCGCACATCGCCACCATGGGCGGGGTGCGTGACGGAGAAGACGCGGGCCGTGGCCTCCCCGTAGGTGCGCGGCCCGATCGCGCTGGCCGTCACCGAATCTCGGTGATCTCCGGGCCCCGAGCGTCGTTCGGGTCCAGCGACAGGGCGGCGGTGGCGGCGGCCGGGATGCGCGCCGTGGGCGGCTGGAGGGCCAGCACCTTCCGGGGCGGCATGGGCTCGCTGCCGCGATCCACGATGGTGGCAGACAGGATGTTCTCCGCCGGGTTGAGCTTGTTCGGGTCGTGCGGCGCCATCGCCAGGGGCCCGCGGATCATGGCGCGCAGGAACCAGCGCGGCCCCTCCACCCCAATCACGCGGATAGGCACCACGGCCCGCTTGCCGTCCGGGGACTGCACCGGGATCTGGGCGCGGATCTCCTTGCCGAAGCAGGAGGTAACGATCTCTGCACGCCCGCCGTCGGCCACCATCTGGTCGGCCATGGACTCGCGGATCTCCCGCCACAGCCCGCCGGAACGCGGCGCGGCAAAGACCGCCAGGTTCAGGTCGCTGCTGCCGAGCGGATAGCTCACGCCCAGCACGGTCTGCCGGTCCGGCGCCACGTCCAGGCGCAGCGCCACCCCCGGCAGCTGCATGATCTTCAGCGGCCCCATGTCCAGGTAGCCGGGGCGAATCTTTCGCTCGGAGATGTCGTAGGGGCCGTGCTTCTTGTCCGCAGCGGGCTTGTTCACCACTTCGCGGCGCTCCTGCAGCTCCTCAGGCAGTACCTCCTTTTGGAGCGTGACGTCTGCGTCCTTCTTGCGCGTGAACCAACCCATTGCGGCCTCTTTTTTCCGTTTCGCTTCGAATTACTCTGCGCACTCCTGGCACACCGGCTGGCCGTTCTCCTCGAAGGCGAGCTGGCTGCGGTGGTGCACCAAGAAGCACTGGGAGCAGGTGAACTCGTCCACCTGGCGCGGTAGAACGCGCACGGTCAGTTCTTCGTTGGAGAGGTCTGCGCCGGGCAGTTCAAAGCCCTCGGCGGCCTCGGTTTCGTCCTCGTCAACTGACGAGGAACCGGCCTCGTTGCGGCGCGCCTTGAGTTCTTCGAGCGAGTCTTCCGAAACGTCGTCTTCGTTCTTGCGGGGGGCGTCGTAATCAGTGGCCATGATCATCCCTTCCAGTCCAGGCGCGGGCATAGTAGCACTGACGCGAGGCTCGATGCGGGCGATACCGCCACGGCGGGCAGCGTTTGTGTATATTGCCGCGCCGCGCCCTGTGGATAGGGCGGCGCGGGGTGCGGCCCGCCTGGCGCAATGAGCGCGTGGGCGCGCGTGGCGCACCGATTTGGCCCGCAAAGCGTGGCAGTCTGAGGGGGCGCACAGCAGGAGGGAGCAATCTTGATCGAACTGGAGCTGCTGGGAGTAGACAGCACCGGTGACCGTCTGGTGCTCGTGAACGCCGAGGGCGAGCGCTTCACCCTCGAGATCGACGATTCCCTGCGGGCCACCGTGCGCAGGTCCCGCCCCGCCCTGGTCCCCGCGCAGGGGACGGCCATGCGCCCCAAGGAGATTCAGGCGCTGCTGCGCGCCGGCGCCACCCCCGCCGAGGTCGCCGAGGCCTCCGGCATGGCGGTGGAGATGGTAGAGAAGTTCGCCGCCCCCGTGCGCGGCGAGCAGGCCTGGGCCGTGGAGCGGGCGCAGAACTGCCGGGTGGGCCACGACGCCGACGCCCCCACGCTGGGCGACCTGGTGGTGGACCGCTTGGCGGCGCGCGCCGTGGACCCGAGCTCGCTGCAGTGGGACGCTATCCGGCGCGGCAACGAGCCGTGGGAGGTGTTCGTGACCTTCGTGCAGGCCGCCGAGGAGCGCGAGGCCCGCTGGAGCGTTGACCTTTCCACCGGTTCGGTGCGGGGCCTAAACGATCAGGCGCGCTGGCTGACCGAGACCTCCACGCCCGGTCCGCTGCCCGCCGGTCTGCGCGCCCACGCCGCCCAGGCCCACGCCCCCGGCGGCGCCGGCTTGGCGGCCCCGGGCGGGTCTTCCCGCGCGCAGGGCGCTGCCGGTTCGCCCGAGCCGGGGCACGCCACCGTTTCTCACCTGCACTCCCCCGCCCAGGGGGTCTCCCTGGAGCTGTTGGACCAACTGGACCAGGCGCGCGGCAGGCGCGCGGGTGAGACCACGCCTCCGCCGCCGCCCCCACCGCCGGCCGAGCCGCTCGATGCGGCCCGCGTCCTGTCCCTGCCGCGCCGCTCCGAGGAGAGCGCCCTGTCCACCGCGCCGCGACTGGGGGCCGACGTGCCCGCTGGCCTGCCCTCCTACCTGACCGGCGGAGTATCGGCCCGCACCGACAAGACCGAGGCGCACGCCCCCCAGCCTGGCGTCCAGGCGGAGGCTGCCGCCGGGGGCGAGGCCGAGCGCGACGAGCGTGGCAAGGGCCGGGGCGGGCGAGGCCACAAGCGCGGGCAGGTGAGCGCCGAGCCGACCCTCTTCGAGGAGGGGGCGAGCGCAGGGGGCGCGCAGGGAGACGAACCGGGCGGCGCCGACGCCGCCGCAGTGAGCGTCCCGGCGCCCGAGGAGGCGGAGAAGCCCAAGCGGGGCGCGCGGCGCTCGATCCCCACGTGGGATGAGATCGTCTTCGGCTCGCGCCGCTAGCGGGGATCGACCGCCAGCAGGGGGACTTCCAGTTCTGCCCGCGTGAGGCTGCCGTGCACTCCCACCATCGTGGTGGTGCGCGCCCCGACCTCGGCGTGGATGGTGGTGTTGCCGCGCGCGAAGGCGATCACGTCTCCCAGTAGCGGCAGGCGGCGTGCGCTGACCTGCCCGAACAGGCCCAGCTCCACGGCCTCGTGGCGCCCCAGCACCCAGGCGTTCTCCCCCAGCTCCTCGCGCCAGCAGCGTTCCAGCTCCGCCGCGCGCCCGGCCGCAGCGTAGGCGTGCACCACGCGCGGCTCGCCGGCCATGCACTCCAGGTCCCGGCGCATGGCGGGGGTGACGAACACGTGATCGGCGCTACCCGAGTTGATCATGCCGTGGTCTGCGGTGATGAGCAGCAGTGCCTGGGGAGCCTGGGCGGAGAGGTTGGCTAGCACGCGGTCCACGTTCTCCAGCTCGCGCAGCCACTGCGGGCTGCCCCAGCCGTAGTAGTGGCCGGCCTTGTCCACCTCCCCGAAGTAGAGGTAGATCAGGCGCTCTCCCTGCCGCACCAGGCGGGCGGCGGTGCGCCCGCGCTCGGCCATGATGTTCTGGCCGTGGTGGTCGCTGCCGCGCAGCGCCGCCAGCGTCAGCCCGGAGCCCGCGAAGCGGGCGAGCCCGATGCTGGGCAGCCCCCGGCCCGTGGCGCCCCGGTAACGCTCGAAGTGGGTGGGCTGGTCCTGGTAGTCCTGGGGAGCCACCGCGCTGTCGGCGAAGGTGAGCAGGTTCAAGACCTCCCCGGGCGGCGCCGCCGCCCCCGCCACCTCGGGGGCCTGCGCCCGCACCGTGTAGCCCAGCATCCCGGTGCTGCCCCCGGCCGCCCCGGTGCCCAGCAGGGTCAACGCCGCCGCCGTGGTGGAGGGCGCGCACGTGGTCAGCGTCGCCCGCCGGGCCACGTTGCGCAGGAAGGGCACGTGCCCGGAGTACTTGGCCAACTGCTGGCTGCCCAGGCCGTCGATCATCACCACGATCGCCGCCTCGGCCCGCCCCAGGTCCCCCAGCGCCGCCGCTACGGCGCCGGCCCCCGGCAGTTGGTCCGCCCCGGGTAGATCCACCCCAACGGCGCGCGCCGCCGCCGGCAGCACGTCTCCCAGCGCGAAGGAGGGGGCGCCGCGCTCCAGCGAGGTGGCCGGGGCGGCAGCGTCGTCCATCCCGGCAACCGGCTGACCGGCGGGGCGGCGCGCAAACAACTCGCTCACGCCGCTACTCCGCCGCCGCCAACAGGCGCGCCAGCTC encodes the following:
- a CDS encoding chloride channel protein; protein product: MRASHSPSRPAKHTPAASPGAASPAPPSPADRVRQLVAAHRSALAVVAVGIGVLVGLASVLFDLMIRGWSWLGTGYADYAGHAGAAHSWLGLPAWVFLLFLPVISALLYGPLVARFAPSARGHGIPEVMLAVAKNGGRIPGRVAVVKLIASSLTIGGGGSAGREGPIVQVGAALGSSIAGGLRLPTSRVVLLAAAGAAGGIAATFHAPLAGAVFALEVILAAFSAESFGYVVLSSVAASVTARAIQGSHTMVDIGASLTMTDLTDMGWVALVGVGAGLVGLGFSKLLYLIEDAIDWLWGFLRLPEWSRPAVLGLVLGAGLVAAPVLYGSGGSVQLAALSGQYSIGVLLLLVLGRAIYTSWTIGMGGSGGVFAPTLFLGALAGSAFGQAIAYLTDASPAVYGVIGMGAAFAGAARAPLTGVLIIVEMTEQYSLILPLMLAVVLATAASRYLTRATIYTEKLRRRGDALTQPVDRTLLGRRSAQQLMGAVPAVLSPATTLDEAARTMRQAGVSALPVCRGGSLEGEFLGVVTALDLALAADVAPTAPTLATLPLNHVSVPAHCLPSQVLKRLLPGGPEGVPVLDDAGCVIGWISQPDLVGKMRRAQLRALEQGKQSSWGSRFLDRRRARR
- the acnA gene encoding aconitate hydratase AcnA encodes the protein MSVNSFGAKSTLTVGEKDYQIFRLDAVPGLDQLPYSLKVLAENLLRTEDGANVTRAHVEALANWDPTAEPDTEIQFTPARVVMQDFTGVPCIVDLATMREAVAELGGDPTRINPLAPAEMVIDHSVQIDVFGTADAFQRNVEREYERNGERYQFLRWGQGAFDNFRVVPPGTGIVHQVNIEYLARTVFTKPEADGTVVAYPDTCVGTDSHTTMVNGLGVLGWGVGGIEAEAAMLGQPVSMLIPKVVGFKLSGAIPAGATATDVVLTITQKLRQHGVVGKFVEFYGEGVSAVPLANRATIGNMSPEFGSTAAMFPIDDVTLGYLRLTGRSEESIALVEAYAKAQGLWHDPSREPKFSEYLELDLSTVVPSIAGPKRPQDRIELSAAKEAFAQAIGTYAPQGERGDVPVTLENGTVTRLNHGDVAIASITSCTNTSNPSVMLAAGLLARNAVARGLKSKPWVKTSMAPGSKVVTDYYTKAGLWGDLDALGFNLVGYGCATCIGNSGPLPGPVSEAVRENDLAVCAVLSGNRNFEGRINPDVKMNYLASPPLVVAYALAGTMDFDFATQPLGQDPDGNDVFLADIWPTPQEVQHTIDTAIDREMFEDSYSDVFAGDEHWQGLDTPEGDTFAWDAASTYVRKPPYFEGMGMQTTPVRDIEGARVLLKLGDSVTTDHISPAGSFKPETPAGKYLLANGVQPRDFNSYGSRRGNHEVMIRGTFANIRIRNEVVPGVEGGFTRDFTQAEAPVATVYDAAQNYLAAGTPLVVLGGKEYGSGSSRDWAAKGTALLGVKAVIVESFERIHRSNLIGMGVLPLQFPAGQTRDTLGLTGEETFTITGIEALNEGVTPKTVHVRAQREGGQAIEFDAVVRIDTPGEADYFRHGGILQYVLRQLASA
- a CDS encoding class I SAM-dependent RNA methyltransferase, whose amino-acid sequence is MNEELALEIGPIAHGGHCVAHTEDGQLVFVRHTAPGERVRARVTKRGRYWQADAVEVLEPSVHRVPSVWPAAGPGGVGGAEFGHLEPGYQRELKAEVITDCLRRTGSRALAEHVAQRVGAVTVSAVEAVEAAAGQDGQGGQHRQVGQQRQGGRTRIEAVVNAEGRLAMHRHASHELVELTDMPLAVPELRELGLFGPDSPWRKLWRPGDRVRAVAPSASPVLVGIEGKFYTADRQEAPATVVERVDSPVGELTYQLDAAGFWQVQRGAPAALVAGVMDLARPQPGERILELYSGAGLFSQALGRAVATGSGGRKAGGGSVVTVEGSPRAVRAARRNCHGLPVTALSGSVDPAGITKAAAKLGGQVDLVVLDPPRAGARGPVMRAVCQLGARAIVLVACDPAALARDCEAATQEGYWPTQLRAWDLFPNTHHVESMVLLQPVGK